A stretch of Paludisphaera borealis DNA encodes these proteins:
- a CDS encoding 4a-hydroxytetrahydrobiopterin dehydratase → MSTPTLIELTSKKCVPCEGDVPPLSPDEAKALLEAVADWSLSHDGQRIRREWIAKNFMAGIDFFEKVAALAESEGHHPDLHLEGYRNVAIELWTHAAGGLTENDFILAAKINEIPIQLKRH, encoded by the coding sequence ATGAGCACTCCGACCCTGATCGAATTAACATCCAAGAAGTGCGTGCCGTGCGAGGGCGACGTTCCTCCGCTCTCGCCGGACGAAGCCAAGGCCCTCCTCGAAGCCGTCGCCGACTGGTCGTTGAGCCACGACGGCCAGCGCATTCGCCGCGAGTGGATCGCCAAGAACTTCATGGCGGGGATCGACTTCTTCGAGAAGGTCGCCGCCCTGGCCGAGAGCGAAGGCCATCACCCCGATCTCCACCTCGAAGGCTACCGCAACGTGGCGATCGAGCTCTGGACCCACGCCGCCGGCGGCCTCACCGAGAACGATTTCATCCTCGCGGCCAAGATCAACGAGATCCCGATCCAGCTCAAGCGGCATTAA
- a CDS encoding general stress protein translates to MQSRQNYTVIGVFENEADADRAVAELYRDGFRDDQIGVARKHVEAVVGETIEGGTEAGPGAVTGAVAGLGLGALAGLGVLSGVIPVIGPAIAGGTLGVILSNAAAGAGIAGLIGALVGAGVPEHEARYYHDEFAAGRTIVTVNTMDKSNEAKEILRRNRAYDMSSRATPVDEPKRVDVAVHRDDVGGKSEKASTRLDTDDFEDDFS, encoded by the coding sequence ATGCAATCACGTCAGAATTACACTGTCATCGGCGTTTTCGAGAACGAAGCCGACGCCGATCGCGCCGTCGCAGAACTGTACAGAGACGGCTTCCGGGACGATCAGATCGGGGTCGCTCGAAAGCACGTCGAGGCCGTCGTGGGCGAGACGATCGAAGGGGGGACCGAGGCCGGCCCCGGGGCTGTCACGGGCGCGGTCGCCGGCTTGGGCCTGGGCGCCCTGGCGGGGCTCGGGGTGCTTTCCGGCGTCATCCCCGTGATCGGTCCGGCCATCGCCGGGGGGACGCTCGGCGTCATCCTCTCCAACGCCGCGGCCGGCGCGGGAATCGCCGGGCTGATCGGCGCGCTGGTGGGGGCGGGCGTCCCCGAGCACGAGGCCCGCTACTATCATGACGAGTTCGCGGCCGGCCGAACGATCGTCACGGTCAATACGATGGACAAGTCCAACGAGGCCAAGGAGATCCTCCGGCGCAACAGGGCATATGACATGAGCAGCCGAGCCACTCCAGTCGACGAGCCGAAGCGCGTCGATGTGGCCGTTCATCGCGACGACGTGGGGGGAAAGTCGGAGAAAGCCTCCACGCGTCTGGATACGGACGACTTCGAGGATGATTTCAGTTGA
- a CDS encoding DUF1570 domain-containing protein, giving the protein MNRSSTTLRDASARAALWAALLAGLLSAGCATTGKRGSSLLPTQHQVKTGPFVIYSNSPVEADSPAVLALGDLKDDLAAKLDCREDPIAEPIEVYVLDDRNAFLHLLRFYFPELPPRRAFFMAQGNQRVVYTYLGPKLEEDLRHEATHALLRGRFGDIPLWLDEGLAEYFEAGPNDLADRNARLTRIADDRQSGWSPSMTRLESLADIHQMTPRDYRESWAWVDLLLGDSRSGSAILVDHLQHGRDAVHPDPLSKILAAKGTDALTLIAHLEAGPPQSVVQKPGAFEPGHEPLIRLQDRPLDSSRSAAPPPRPGLFRRLAGLLGL; this is encoded by the coding sequence TTGAACAGGTCCAGCACGACTCTTCGAGACGCATCGGCCCGCGCGGCCCTCTGGGCGGCTCTGCTGGCCGGCCTCTTGTCGGCCGGCTGCGCCACGACCGGCAAGCGCGGTTCGAGCCTGCTGCCGACCCAGCATCAGGTCAAGACGGGCCCGTTCGTCATTTACTCGAACAGCCCCGTCGAAGCCGATTCGCCCGCGGTCCTCGCGCTCGGCGACCTCAAGGACGACCTGGCGGCCAAGCTCGACTGCCGCGAGGACCCCATCGCTGAACCCATAGAAGTGTACGTCCTCGACGACCGCAACGCGTTCCTCCACCTCCTGCGGTTCTACTTCCCCGAACTGCCGCCGCGCCGGGCGTTTTTCATGGCGCAGGGAAACCAGCGCGTCGTCTATACGTACCTGGGGCCGAAACTGGAGGAAGACCTTCGCCACGAGGCGACTCACGCTCTCTTGCGCGGACGGTTCGGGGACATTCCGCTCTGGCTCGACGAGGGCCTGGCCGAATACTTCGAGGCGGGTCCGAACGATCTGGCGGACCGGAACGCGCGGCTGACGCGGATCGCCGACGATCGGCAGTCAGGCTGGAGCCCGAGCATGACGCGCCTGGAGTCGCTGGCGGACATCCATCAGATGACCCCTCGCGATTACCGCGAGTCGTGGGCGTGGGTCGACCTGCTGCTCGGGGACTCTCGGTCCGGGTCGGCGATCCTCGTCGACCATCTCCAGCACGGGCGGGACGCCGTCCATCCCGATCCGTTGTCGAAGATCCTCGCCGCCAAGGGGACGGACGCCTTGACGTTGATCGCTCATCTTGAAGCCGGTCCGCCCCAGAGCGTCGTTCAGAAGCCGGGCGCATTTGAACCCGGTCACGAACCGCTCATCCGCCTTCAGGATCGACCTCTCGACTCTTCCCGGTCTGCCGCCCCGCCTCCGCGACCCGGTCTGTTCCGTCGACTCGCGGGCCTGCTCGGGCTGTGA
- a CDS encoding lipopolysaccharide kinase InaA family protein — protein MNSTLPTRRSQTASKRMFKPPDWRFVQAGDVGWWVHEPWRDLLLDSIGLRLDQWRAEGRVTTVKSGPHRVVYRVQLPDFAVYIKHYLVPDRRAKYRQWFRRGKGRNEGKRSESLASIGVPTISPIALGERRKHGFLFDNYLITREIPDSTPLDAFVERNLEQLSEPRRSRVRRRLATAVGVFTARLHNAGLLHIDFHPGNVLVRLDSDDTPVLMMIDLDALRTVKKLSWVKAQQNLALLDHYFWLRSSRADRHRFLKAYLAFRNDAHPPVRSFAKGVEESTRRWAERLWRRWGKRCRSTNKYFQVYQSPNAWCVASRDLDPADIEPLLTDPDAPFDSPNARLIKDSRTTRLAETTMRVNGVPTPVIYKRFNRKKWIDPVLAVFRPSRAWRSWQAGQHLASRGIPTPQNLAFVSRRRKPWFSPFEGMLPHETYQITIKQEHATTLLDHVLEVLPQLDPATLHSEVRRTTLALASLVRSLHERSLSHRDLKASNILICHDRSVRDGFLSLIDLVGVRLQNPVPMNRRVQNLARLSVSLSDAPGRTRTESLRFLRAYLPRGLAPSSGWKDLWRAIDKATRTKQARNHRRGRPLS, from the coding sequence ATGAACTCTACGCTTCCGACAAGACGCTCGCAGACGGCCTCGAAACGCATGTTCAAACCGCCCGACTGGCGGTTCGTCCAGGCGGGCGACGTCGGATGGTGGGTACACGAACCGTGGCGCGACCTGCTGCTGGACTCGATCGGGCTCCGGCTCGACCAATGGCGGGCCGAAGGGCGGGTGACGACCGTCAAATCGGGGCCGCACCGGGTCGTCTACCGGGTTCAGCTCCCTGATTTCGCGGTCTATATCAAGCACTATCTCGTGCCGGACCGGCGCGCCAAGTACCGGCAGTGGTTTCGCCGAGGCAAGGGCCGCAATGAGGGCAAGCGCTCCGAGAGCCTCGCCTCGATCGGCGTTCCGACCATCTCGCCGATCGCGCTGGGCGAGCGCCGCAAGCATGGGTTTCTGTTCGACAATTACCTGATCACTCGGGAGATTCCCGATTCCACGCCGCTCGACGCGTTCGTGGAACGGAACCTCGAACAACTGTCCGAGCCCAGGCGGTCGCGGGTCCGTCGGCGACTGGCGACGGCGGTTGGGGTGTTCACGGCGAGGCTACACAACGCGGGCCTCTTGCACATCGACTTCCACCCTGGCAACGTTCTGGTCCGGCTCGACTCCGACGACACCCCGGTCCTGATGATGATCGACCTGGACGCGCTCCGCACGGTCAAGAAGCTGAGCTGGGTCAAGGCGCAGCAGAACCTCGCCTTGCTCGACCATTATTTCTGGCTGCGGAGCAGCCGGGCCGACCGGCACCGGTTCCTCAAGGCGTACCTGGCCTTTCGCAACGACGCGCACCCGCCGGTTCGGAGCTTCGCCAAGGGAGTCGAGGAATCGACCCGACGGTGGGCCGAACGGCTCTGGCGGCGGTGGGGCAAGCGCTGTCGGTCGACGAATAAGTATTTTCAGGTCTATCAGTCTCCGAACGCCTGGTGCGTCGCCTCGCGCGACCTCGATCCGGCCGACATCGAGCCCTTGCTGACCGACCCGGACGCGCCTTTCGACAGTCCGAACGCGCGGCTCATCAAGGACTCGCGGACGACCCGGCTGGCCGAGACGACGATGCGCGTCAACGGCGTGCCGACGCCCGTCATCTACAAGCGGTTCAATCGCAAGAAGTGGATCGATCCGGTCCTAGCCGTCTTCCGACCGTCGCGAGCCTGGCGATCGTGGCAGGCCGGGCAGCATCTCGCCAGCCGGGGCATCCCGACCCCTCAAAACCTGGCGTTCGTTTCGCGCCGTCGCAAGCCTTGGTTCTCGCCTTTCGAGGGCATGCTGCCTCACGAAACCTACCAGATCACGATCAAGCAGGAGCATGCGACGACCCTGCTGGATCATGTGCTCGAGGTGCTCCCGCAGCTCGATCCGGCGACCTTGCATTCGGAAGTGCGTCGAACCACCCTGGCGCTGGCGTCGCTCGTCCGATCGCTTCACGAACGGTCGCTGTCGCATCGCGATTTGAAGGCCTCGAACATCCTGATCTGCCACGACCGCAGCGTGCGCGATGGATTTCTCAGCCTCATCGACCTGGTGGGCGTCCGGCTCCAGAACCCCGTGCCGATGAATCGCCGCGTGCAGAACCTGGCGAGGCTCAGCGTCAGCCTGTCCGACGCCCCCGGTCGGACTCGCACCGAATCGCTTCGCTTTCTCCGCGCTTACTTACCGCGAGGGCTCGCCCCGTCGAGCGGGTGGAAAGACCTGTGGCGTGCGATCGACAAGGCGACTCGGACCAAGCAGGCCCGAAATCATCGTCGCGGTCGACCGCTGTCCTGA